One part of the Dasypus novemcinctus isolate mDasNov1 chromosome 29, mDasNov1.1.hap2, whole genome shotgun sequence genome encodes these proteins:
- the LOC101444633 gene encoding arylamine N-acetyltransferase 1-like: protein MDIEAYFERIGYKSSRKKLDLETLSDILQCQLRAVPFENLNIHCGEAMELGLEAIYDQVVRKKRGGWCLQVNHLLYWALTTMGFETTILGGYVYNTVTSQYSNRMIHLLLQVTTGGRKYIVDAGFGRSYQIWQPLELISEKDQPQVPCIFRLTQEGEFWYLDQIRREQYIPNQDFLNSDLLEKDKYRKIYSFTLKPRTIEDFESENIFLQTSPASVFTSKSFCSLQTPEGVHCLVGFTLTKRRFNYKENTDLVEFKTLNEEEIEEVLRNLFNIYLEKKLVPKHGDRFFTI, encoded by the coding sequence ATGGATATTGAAGCGTATTTTGAAAGAATTGGTTATAAAAGCTCTAGAAAGAAATTGGATTTGGAAACGCTAAGTGACATCCTCCAGTGCCAGCTCCGAGCCGTTCCCTTCGAGAACCTCAACATCCATTGTGGGGAAGCAATGGAGTTGGGCTTAGAGGCCATTTATGACCAAGTTGTGAGGAAGAAGCGAGGAGGGTGGTGTCTTCAGGTCAATCATCTTCTGTACTGGGCTCTGACCACAATGGGTTTTGAGACCACAATTTTGGGAGGTTACGTTTACAACACTGTAACCAGTCAATACAGCAACAGGATGATTCACCTCCTGCTGCAGGTGACCACAGGTGGCAGAAAATACATCGTGGATGCAGGGTTTGGACGATCCTACCAGATATGGCAGCCGCTGGAGCTTATTTCTGAGAAAGATCAACCCCAGGTGCCTTGCATCTTCCGCTTGACGCAAGAGGGGGAATTCTGGTACCTGGATCAAATTAGAAGAGAGCAGTACATTCCAAACCAGGACTTCCTTAATTCTGATCTCCTGGAGAAAGATAAGTACCGAAAAATCTACTCCTTTACTCTTAAGCCTCGAACCATTGAAGATTTTGAGTCTGAGAATATCTTCCTTCAGACATCGCCAGCATCTGTGTTTACAAGCAAGTCCTTTTGTTCCTTGCAGACACCAGAAGGTGTCCACTGTTTAGTGGGTTTCACCCTCACCAAAAGAAGATTCAATTACAAGGAAAATACAGATCTGGTAGAGTTTAAGACTctaaatgaggaagaaatagaggaaGTGCTGAGGAatctctttaatatttatttagagaAAAAACTTGTCCCCAAACATGGTGACCGATTTTTTACCATTTAG